The genomic DNA CGGATCTTGCCGCGCTCGGAGATGAACAGCCGCAGGTTGTTGGTGTCCTTGTAGTCGAGGTATTCCACGCCGAGCTTGGTCAGCATGTTCTTGACCGGCCGCTTGGCCTCGGCGGCGGGGCGTCGGGTGGGTTTGCGCGGTGCCATCACCAGCTCGCTTTCCGGATGCCGGGCAGTTGTCCTTCGTGGGCCAGTTCGCGTACCCGGACCCGGGACAGGCCGAACTTGCGCAGGTGGCCGCGCGGACGACCGTCGACGGAGTCGCGGTTGCGCACCCGCACTGCGCTGGCGTCGCGCGGCTGGCGGGCCAGTTCCCGCATGGCAGCCGACTGCTCGTCGGCAGTGCTCGACGGGGACTTGATGATGGTCTTGAGCTCGGCCCGGCGCTCGGCGTAGCGGGCGACGGTCAGCCGGCGCTGCTCGTTCTTGGCGATCTTGGATTTCTTGGCCATGCTCAGCGCTCCTCTCGGAAGTCGACGTGCTTGCGGATGATCGGGTCGTACTTGCGCAGCACCATGCGGTCGGGATCGTTGCGCCGGTTCTTGCGGGTGACGTACGTGTAGCCGGTGCCCGCGGTGGACTTGAGCTTCACCACGGGGCGGATATCGGTGCGGGACATCTAGATTCGCACCCCGTCCCGGCGCAGCCGCGCCACCACGGCTTCGATGCCGTCGCGGTCGATCACCTTGATGCCCTTCGCGCTGACGTGGAGCCGGATGCGCCGCCCCTCCGAGGGCAGGTAGTAGGTCTTGCTCTGGATGTTGGGGTTCCACCGGCGCGAGGTGCGCCGGTTCGAATGCGAAACCGTGTTGCCGAAACCGGGCCGGCGCCCGGTGACCTGGCAGTGCGCTGACATGTGTCCGCCCTATCGTTAATGAAAATCGTTTTCGACAAGTGTCGATCGCCACTGTAGCGTGACGGTCGGCAGAACTGAAAATGATTGTCGATAAGGGGTGGCAATGCGGACGCCGGTGATCATCGTGGCCGGTCAAGGACCGACCGGTTACGCGACCGAAGAACTACTGAAGGCGCCGGGCACGGTGCTGGTCGAGCACCAGTTCGACGGTCACGTGGTGCGCCGTCGTACCGTCACCGCGCCGCACGGCATCGTCAACGAGACCGAGGCGGCGCTGGAACTGGCGCACGGCTGCGTGTCCTGCACCGTCCGCAATGACCTGCTGATCTATCTGCGCCTGCTGCACCGCCGCGACGATGTCAACCGGATCGTCGTCCACCTGGAGCCCTGGATGGAACCCGAGCCCATCTGCTGGGCCATCAACCACGTGCGGGTTCGAGTCGGGCCGGGGTACATCGACGGACCGGCGGCCCGCGACGTCGCGATCGCCGGCGTGGTGACGTGCATCGAGGCCGGCGACTGGCTGACCGACGCGCTGGGCGACGACGAACTGCCCGACGGCCGCACCGTCGCGCAGGTGGCGGTGGGCCAGGCCGAGTTCGCCGACGTCCTCGTGGTGACCCACGCCGAACCCGTGCTGCTCGCCGTATGCCGCCGGCTCGCGCCGCGGGCTCAGCTCGTCACCGGGCCCGACATGGTCGAGGACGCGTTGCGCAGCCTTTGGCCCGACGCCCGCCTGGGCCGCGCCGACGAGCCGCACGGGCCGCTGCTCGCGGGGCAACCCAGCTTGAAACCTGAAGGGCTCGTGCAGATTGTCGAGTTCAACGCGCGCCGGCCGTTCCATCCTGAACGGCTGCACGACGCCATCGATCATCTCCTCGACGGCGTGATCCGGACGCGTGGCCGGATGTGGCTGGCGAACCGGCCCGGCCACGTCATGTGGCTGGAGTCGGCGGGCGGCGGCCTGCGCGTCAGCAACGCCGGCCGGTGGATCGCCGCGATGACCGTCAGCGAAGCGGCCTACGAGGACCGCGAGCGCCGCGCCCTGGCAGACCTGATGTGGGACAACGAATTCGGGGACCGGCACACCGCGATGACGATCCTGGTGTGCGGCGCCCGCGCCGACGACGTGAATTCGGCGCTGAACGACGCCCTGCTCACCGACGACGAATTCGCGGCACGCGGCGACTGGGCCGGCTACCCGGATCCGTTCGGGGATTGGCACCAGGAACCGTGCACCCGCGATGACGTGACCGTCGTCAGCGACGGCACTGATCACGGCATGGCGTGAATGGTTCCGGACTCGATCGCCAAACGCATTGATAACAAGGCGATCACGCCGCGCGTTGGTAGCGGGGCGCGTTGGGGCGCGGCGTTAATTTGAACCTCGTGTTGGCGACTCTGGTTGGCAAGAATTACGGCGCGAAACTGCGGCGGCTCGCGGTGGCGGCTGTCGCTGCCCTGACGGTTCCGGCAATGGCGACGCCCGCGGTGGCTCCGCAGGCGCATGCCGCCGCGAAAGCGGTTGAGGTGCTGAACATTCCGTCTCCCGCGATGGGACGCGACATCAAGATCCAGTTCCAGGGCGGCGGACCGCACGCGGTGTACCTGCTGGACGGGCTGCGCGCGCAGGACGACGCCAGCGGCTGGGACATCAACACCGCCGCGTTCGAGTGGTACTACCAGTCGGGCGTCTCGATGGTGATGCCCGTCGGCGGGCAGTCCAGCTTCTACAGCGACTGGTACCAGCCGGCGACCAACAACAACGGCGTCATCACCTACAAGTGGGAGACGTTCCTGACCCAGGAGCTGCCGGCCTGGCTGGCCGCCAACCGGGGTGTGCAGCCGACCGGCAACGCCGTCGTCGGCCTGTCGATGTCGGGCGGCTCGGCGCTGACGCTCGCGATCTGGCATCCGGCACAGTTCATCTTCGCCGGCTCGCTGTCGGGCTTCCTCAACCCGTCGCAGGGCCTGTGGCCGACGCTGATCGGCTTCGCGATGAAGGACGCCGGCGGCTTCAACCCGACCCAGATGTGGGGCATCGCCAGCGACCCGGCCTGGAAGCGCAACGACCCGACCGTCAACGTCCGGCAGCTCGTGGCCAACAACACCGCCGTCTGGGTGTACTGCGGCAACGGCACGCCGTCCGACCTGGACACTCCGGGCGACCTGGGCATCCTCTACAGCGCGCAGTTCCTGGAGAACCTGACCATCAGCTCCAACCGGGACTTCCAGAAGGTGTACCAGCAGGCCGGTGGCCGTAACGCGGTCTTCAACTTCCCGGCGGACGGCACGCACAGCTGGGGTTACTGGGGTCAGCAGCTGCAGGCCATGAAGCCCGACCTGCTGCGCGTACTGGGTGTGGGTGCGCCCGTGCCGCCGCCCGCCCCGGCGCCTGCTCCGGTGCCCGCTCCCGCCGTCGCTCCCGTCGCCCTGCCGGCTCCTGCCCCCGTCGCCGCGGTTCCGGCAGCCGTGCCTGCCGCGGTTCCTGCGGCAGTACCCGCGCCGGCGGCACCCGCTCCGGCAGCCACCGGCGGATTGGTGCTCGCGCCGACGGGCTGATTCGGCAAGACTCAGGGGTCGGATTCGACACCTGAAAGGGCGGGACAACCGTGCAGACCACGATCATCCATGGGCCGGGCGACATTCGATTCGAAGAGCGCCCCGATCCGCAGATTCAGTCACCGGGCGACGCCGTGGTCCGGGTGGTGCGCACCTGCGTGTGCGGTTCGGACCTCTGGCCGTATCGCGGAGTCGCGCCGACGCATGCACCGCACCCGATCGGTCACGAATTCATCGGGATCGTGGAAGCCGTCGGCGCCGACGTCAGAGACCTGCGAGTCGGGGATTTCGTCATCGCGCCGTTCACCGACAGCGACGGGACCTGCGTGCACTGCCGCAACGGCATCACCACGTCGTGCGTGAACTTCGGCGTCTGGGGCGGAGCCACCAAGACCGGCGAGCCGCTCGACGGCGCGCAAGGCCAGTACGTCCGGGTGCCCTTCGCCGACGGCACTCTGCGCAAGGTGCCGGACGCGCCGGACACCGAACTCTTCCCGCACCTGCTGACCCTCGCCGACGTCATGTCCACGGGACACCACGCCGCCCGGTCTGCGAACGTGCACCCCGGCGCCACCGTGGTCGTCGTCGGCGACGGCGCCGTCGGACTGTGCGCGGTGCTGGCCTCGAAACGTCTTGGCGCGGAACGGATCATCGCGATGTCCCGTCATGAGGACCGACAGAAGCTGGCTCAGGAATTCGGTGCCACCGACATCGTCGCCGAGCGCGGTGACGAGGGCATCGCGGCCATCGAGGAACTGCTCGGCGGCATCGGTGCCGACTCCGTGCTGGAGTGCGTCGGCACCAAGGACTCGATGCGCCAAGCGCTCGGGGCGGTCCGCCCCGGTGGCCATCTGGGATTTGTCGGGGTGCCGGCCGGCGCACCCGAATTGCCGATGGGGAAGCTGTTCAGCACCAACATTCACGTCGCGGGTGGCATCGCCACCGTCCGTCCCTACCTCGACGAACTGCTGCCCGACGTGCTGTCCGGGGCCATCGCGCCCGGCCGGGTCTTCGACCTGACGCTGCCGCTGGCCCAGGTGTCCGACGCCTACGCGGCGATGGACCAGCGCACAGCCATCAAAGTGCTGCTCGAGCCCTGATCACGCCGGCCGGACCAGGTGGTCCTCGCCGCCGACGTACACGGTGTCCCGCAGGTCGCGTCCGGTCGCGGCGACGGTGATGGCCGACGCGAACTGCTCGATGGTCGGCAGCGGTCCCCGGCTGCGGCGTGCCCCGACAGCTTGCGGATCGCGGCGCTCGTACAGCCTGGCGATGATCGTGCCCTCGATCATGTCGCCCGAGACGATGGTGAATCCGATTCGGCACCGGTCGAATTCGGGCCGAAGTGCCCGCAGCGCGTCTTCGCCGGCGCGCTTGCTGGCAGCGATGGGGGCGTAGGCGTCGGGCACCGGCAGGTGCGGGTAGCAGTGCGCCTCGTGGCTGGTGACGAACACGATCTGGGCGCCGGCGGGCATCAGGGGCAGCGCCAGGTCGACGAGCCGCAGCTGGGCGTCGCGGTTCAGCCGCATCGCGTAGTCGGGTGCGGCGCCGAACTCGAGACCGCCCGACGCGTTGAGCACCAGCATGTCCAGGCGCCCGAACCGGCTGTCGATCCGGTCGATCATGGCCTTGGTCGCGGCGGCGTCGGACACGTCGGCGCCGAGTGCGGAGGCCTGGCTGCCGGCGGCCCGGATCCCGTCGACGACGGCGTTGGCGCGCTTGGCCTTCTCTCGATAGTTCACCAGCACGTGGGTGTTCGGCCCGGCGAGCTGCTGGGCCACGGCGGCTCCGATGCCGCGGGAAGCGCCGGTGACGAGAGCGATCCTGGTGTGCATGGCACCGACCGTACCCCAAATCTAAGAAAAATAAGAGATGTTTAAGGTTTCGATAAATCGAGTCGGTGCGTCGCGGGTGCGCTGCTGCCGAGCGCGTGGGCTGACGAGGCGACATGCCGAGTTGGGCCGCGCCGAGGCGCACGCTCGGGGAGCGGACCGTTGCCCGGTGTAGGTGAACGCTCGGTTTGCGAGTGGGACAGATAGTCCCGCTCGACTACCCTTTGGGCGTGATGTTTCCGGTGAGCCCCGTGGCGCGGTACGCGGCCACGCTGATCGGACGCCTCCGTTGATTCAACACGGACTCGTGGTGCTGTTCGCCCTCTGCGCGGCCGTCTGCGCCGCTGTCGGCATCGTGGTGCGCCAGCGCGCGACCATCGACGTGCCGCCCGAGCACGGCGTCAGCGTTGTCATGCTGTCGACGCTGCTGAGCCGTCGGCTGTGGTGGGCCGGGACCGGCGCGGCCGTCGCGGGCTATGTCTTCCAGGCGCTGGCGTTGGCTCACGGCTCCCTGTTGGTGGTGCAGCCGCTGCTGGTTTCGGCATTGCTGTTCGCGCTGCCGCTGAGCGCACGCCAGGCCCACCGCCGGGTGACGCGCGGTGAGTGGTTGTGGGCCGGATTGCTGACCATCGGGCTGGCGGGATTCGTCGTGCTGGCGCGGCCTGAACGTGACGAACACCTGGCCTCGCCAGGGGTTATCGTGCTGGTCGCCGCGGTGTGCGCCGCGGTGATCATCGGGTGCGTGCTGTTGGCGCTGCGGTGCACCGGCTGGGCCCGCGCGGTCCTGCTGGCCGTCGGTGTGGGCGTGCTGTTCGGTGTCGTCGCGGTGGTCACCAAGATCTTCATGGCGATCCTGCAGCACCGGGGCTGGCTCGGGCTGCTGACGACGCCGGCGCCATACCTGCTCATCATCTTGGGCGCGGTCGCGACCGTGCTGCAGCAGTCGGCGTTCCATGCCGGCGCGTTGCAGACGTCGGTGCCGACCATGCTGGTGCTCGAACCGGTGGTGGCCGTCGTACTCGGCGCCCTGGTGCTGGGCGAGGGCTTCGACACGACCGGCGCCGAGGCCGTCGCGCTCGTGGTGTCGATCGGTGCCATGGCCGCGGCGACCATCGCCCTCGGCCGCGACGAGGGCGCGTACGAAACGCAGGCGGGCGCGAAGGTGGCTGCGCCCATCGCACCGCCGCAGGTGCAACCGACCCCCGAGCGCTGACCTGACCGGTGTGGTTTTTCACACAGCCACTGGGGGCATATCGTTAGTTTTGCTAACGTTGTAATTGGCGACGCTGGTGAACCAATTGATGAGGTTGTTATGTCGAAAGAAGAAACCGTAGTTACCGACGAGCTGACGCAGCGCATCGCTGACCTCTGTGCAGCCGACCCCCAACTTGCCGCCGCGCGGCCCCTCGCCGGGGTCGGCGCCGCCCTCGAAGAGCCCGGCATCCGGCTCCCCGAAATCATCCACACGGTCATGGCCGCCTATGCCAACCGGCCCGCCCTCGGACAGCGCGCCGTCGAGTACGTCACCGACGCCGCCGGCCGCACCGTCTCGCGGCTGCTGCCGCGCTACGACACCATCACCTACGGCGAGGCCTGGCGGCAGATCCAGGCCGTCGACAACGCCCTGCTCAGCGGGCCTGACGCCGTCGCCCCCGGCGAGCGTGTCGCCATGCTCGGCTTCACGAGCGCCGAGTTCACCATCATCGACACCGCGCTCGCGCGCGCCGGCGTCGTCGCCGTCCCCTTGCAGACGAGCGCACCCGCGGAGCAGCTGCGCCCGATCATCGACGAGACCGAACCCCGCGCGCTGTTCGCCGATGTCACGTTCCTCGACGACGCCGTCGAACTCGTTCTGGGTGCCAGCACCGAGCTGACGCGCGTCGTGGTGTTCGACCACCACGCCGCTGTCGACGACGAGCGCGAGGCCGTCGAACGGGCGGCCGCCCGGCTGGCCGAGCGCGGCGTCGTGGTCGAGACTCTTGCGGATCTGGTCGCGCGCGGTGCTGCGCTACCGGCCGTCGAGCCGGTGGTGTCCGCGGATGCCGACCCGCTGCTGGTGCTGATCTACACCTCCGGTAGCACCGGTACCCCCAAGGGCGCCATGTACCCCGAGCGTCTCGTCACCAACGCGTGGCGGACCGGCCTGACGCATCAGCAGCCCGCGCTGCCGTCGATCGTCCTGAGCTTCCTGCCGATGAGCCACATGATGGGCCGCGGCACCGTCTACCGCACGCTGGCGCACGGCGGCACCGTGTACTTCGCCGCCAAGAGCGACCTGTCCACCCTGTTGGAGGACATCGCGCTGGTCCGGCCGACGCAGATGACGTTCGTGCCCCGGGTCTGGGAGATGATCCACCAGGAGGTGCAGAGCGAGGTCGACCGCCGGGCCCTGGACGGTGTCTCCGAACAGCAGGTGCTCGACGAGCGCAGCGTCAGCCTGATCGGTGGGCGGCAGCTGGTCGCCATGACGGGGTCGGCTCCGATCTCGCCCGAACTCAAGGCCTGGGTGCAGAAGTTCCTCGGGCTGGAGCTGATGGAGGCGTACGGCTCGACCGAGGCCGGTGGTGTCATGGTCAGCGGCCACGTGAGTCGTCCGCCGGTGCTCGACTACAAGCTGGTCGACGTGCCCGAACTCGGCTACCTGTCGACCGACCGTCCGCATCCGCGCGGCGAATTGCTCTTGAAGTCAACAGATTTGATCCCCGGTTACTACAAGCGGCCCGACGTCACGGCCGATGTGTTCGACGCGGACGGCTTCTATCGCACCGGTGACATCGTCGCCGAGCTGGGTCCTGATCATCTGCAGTACCTCGATCGCCGCAACAACGTGCTGAAGCTGGCCCAGGGCGAGTTCGTCACGGTGTCCAAGCTGGAAGCCGCCTTCGGCACCAGCCCGCTGATCCGTCAGATCTACGTGTACGGCAACAGCTCTCGTTCATATCTGCTGGCCGTGATCGTGCCCACCGCGGACGCTCTGAGCGGCGGTGCCGATCCGGAGGCGCTGCGCCCCGAACTTGCCGACGCACTGCAGACGGTGGCCCGTGAGGCCGGGCTGCAGTCATACGAGGTGCCGCGCGACTTCATCATCGAGACCGAACCGTTCTCGCTGGAGAACGGGCTGCTCACCGGTGTCCGCAAGCTGGCCTGGCCCAAGCTGAAGGCCCGGTACGGCGCCGAGCTGGAGCAGCTGTACGCCGAGCTGGCTGAGGGCCAGGCCTCGGAGCTTCGAGCATTGCGGTCGCTCGGGTCCGACGCGCCGGTGCTCGAGACCGTGCTGCGCGCTGTCAGTGCCACACTCGGGGCGTCCGCCTCCGAGGTCGCCGGCGACGCCCACTTCACCGACTTGGGCGGAGATTCGTTGTCGGCGTTGACCTTCGGCAACCTGCTCGAGGAGATCTTCGAGGTCGAGGTGCCCGTCGGCGTGATCGTCAGCCCGGCCACCGACCTCGCGGGCGTGGCGGCCTACATCGAGGGGGAGCGCGCGCCCGGCAGCAAGCGGCCGACGTTCTCCACGGTGCACGGCAAGAACGCCACCGAGGCGCGCGCCGCCGACCTGACGCTGGACAAGTTCCTCGACGCCGAGACCTTGGCCGCTGCGCCGTCGCTGCCGGGACCGGCCTCCGAGGTGCGCACCGTATTGCTCACGGGCGCAACCGGATTCCTGGGTCGCTACCTGGCCCTGGAGTGGCTGGAGCGCATGGACCTGGTCGACGGCAAGGTCATCTGCCTGGTCCGCGGCAAGTCCGACGCCGACGCCCGGGCCCGGCTCGACGCGACGTTCGACTCGGGCGATCCGAAGCTGCTGGCGCACTACCGGTCGCTGTGCGACCACCTGGAGGTCATCGCGGGTGACAAGGGTGAAGCCAATCTGGGCCTCTCTCAAGAGGTTTGGCAGAGGCTGGCCGACACTGTCGACTTCATCGTGGACCCGGCCGCCCTCGTGAACCACGTGCTGCCCTACAGCGAGCTCTTCGGACCCAACGCCCTCGGCACCGCCGAGCTGATCCGGATCGCCCTGACCACGCGGATCAAGCCGTTCGCCTACGTCTCGACCATCGCGGTCGGCGGCAGCGTCGCACCCGGCGAGTTCGTCGAGGCAGCCGACGTACGCGTGATGAGCGCCGTGCGGCCGGTGGACGACAGCTACGCCAACGGTTACGGCAACAGCAAGTGGGCCGGTGAGGTTCTGCTGCGTGAAGCCAATGACCTTTGCGGCCTTCCGGTTTCGGTGTTCCGCTGCGACATGATCCTGGCCGACACCACCTACGCGGGGCAGCTCAACCTGCCCGACATGTTCACCCGCATGATGTTCTCGCTGGTGGCCACCGGTATCGCCCCGAAGTCGTTCTACGAGCTGGATGCCTCGGGTCAGCGCCAGCGCGCCCACTACGACGGGCTGCCGGTCGAGTTCGTCTCCGAATCCATCTCGACGCTGGCCGTGCAGGTCGCAGCCGGTGAGTCCGACTCGACCTTCGAGACGTACCACGTGATGAACCCGCACGACGACGGCATCGGCATGGACGAGTTCGTCGACTGGCTTATCGAGGCCGGTTATCCTGTTGCGCGCGTTGATGATTACGCCGATTGGCTGGCCCGCTTCGAGACGGCTCTGCGCGGTCTGCCGGACCGTCAGCGCCAGGCGTCACTACTTCCCCTGCTGCACAACTACCAGCAGCCGAGCTACCCGGTGGCGGGCTCCATCGCCCCGGTCGATCGGTACCGCGCTGCGGTGCAGAACGCGAAAATCGGTGCGGACAAGGACATTCCGCATATCGGTGCCCCGGTGATCGTCAAGTACATCACCGATCTGCAGCTGCTCGGCCTGCTCTGAGCTCAGGGATTTGTGCACGATTTTCCGCGGTGGCCGCGGAAAATCGTGCACAAATCACAGGGAACTGGCAGGAAATCGCCGGAACAACGGCGGCCGCGCCAGCGTCATTCAATTAGTGGGGATGCAACGGGGCCTACCCCATTCGAGATTTCGATTTTTCGTGAGGTTTTTTCATGTCGATTGACCATGCCGAGAGCACTGCCGACGGGCTCGCCCGCCGGATCGCCGAATTGTCCGCCAATGATCCGCAGTTCGCCGCGGCCGTGCCATTGCAGTCGGTCGCCGAGTCGGTCGAAAAGCCCGGCATGCGACTGCCCGAGATCGTGAAGACCGTCATCGAGGGCTACGCCGACCGGACCGCCCTCGGGCAGCGCGCCGTCGAGTTCGTCACCGAGAACGGCCGCACCGTGGCCCGGCTGCTGCCGAAGTACGACACCATCACCTACGCCGAACTGTGGGACCGCATCCGCGCCGTCGCCGCCGCCCTGCACGCTGACGGTGTGAAGGCCGGCGACCGCGTCGCCATCCTCGGTTTCACCAGCACCGACTACACCGTCATCGACACCGCGCTCGGGCAGATCGGCGCCGTCTCGGTGCCGCTGCAGACCAGTTCCGCGGCGTCGTCGCTGCTGCCGATCGTCGCCGAGACCGAACCGGTGCTGATCGCCGTCAGCGTGGACTACGTCGCCGACGCAGTCGAACTCGCGGTCGGTGGCCCCGCGCCCGCCCGGTTCCTGGTGTTCGACCACCACCCGGAGGTCGACGACGAGCGTGAGGCCATCGACCAGGCGCGCGACGCCCTGTCCGGCCTGAACGTCACGGTCGAGACCTTCGGCGACGTGCTGAGCCGCGGCCGCGAACTGCCGGACGCCCCGACCCCGGTCTCCGAAGAGGCCGACCCACTCGCCCTGCTGATCTACACGTCCGGCTCGACCGGTGCGCCCAAGGGTGCGATGTACCCCGAGAGCAACATGACGAGCTTCTGGCGGCGCGCCAGCACGGCATGGTTCGGACCCAGTGAGTCGTCGATCAACCTGGCGTTCATGCCGATGAGCCACGTCATGGGCCGCGGCATCCTGTACTCCAGCCTGGCCAACGGCGGCATCGTCTACTTCGCCGCCAAGAGCGACTTGTCCACTCTGCTCGAGGATTTCGCGTTGGCGCGGCCCACCGAGCTGAACCTGGTGCCCCGCGTCTGGGAGATGCTGTACCTCGAATTCCAGAGCCGCGTCGACAAGCTGGTGCTCGCCGGTGCCGGTGAGGCCGAGCGCGACGACATCGAGCAGCAAGTGATGGCCGACATGCGGCAGAACCTGATCGGTGGCCGCTACATCAAGGCGATGACCGGCTCGGCGCCCATCACCGACGAGCTCAAGGCGTGGGTCGAGAAGTTCCTCGGTATCCACCTGCTGGAGGGCTACGGCTCCACCGAGGCCGGCATGGTCTTCTTCGACGGCGTCATCCAGCGTCCGCCGACCCTGGACTACAAGCTGGTCGACGTGCCAGACCTGGGCTACTACCTGACCGACCAGCCCTACCCGCGCGGTGAGCTGCTGGTGAAGACGCAGTACCTGTTCCCGGGCTACTACAAGCGCCCCGAGGTCACCGCGAGCGTCTTCGACGAGGACGGCTTCTACCGCACCGGCGACGTCGTCGCCGAGATCGGCCCCGACCAGATCCAGTACGTCGACCGCCGCAACAATGTGCTCAAGCTGGCCCAGGGCGAGTTCGTCACGCTGGCCAAGCTGGAAGCGGCGTTCAGCAACAACAGCCCGCTGGTGCGGCAGATCTACGTCTACGGCAACAGTGCGCAGCCGTACCTGCTGGCCGTGGTCGTCCCGACTGAAGATGCCCTGGCCCGTTGGGATTCCGCCGAACTGAAGCAGCGGATCAGCGATTCACTGCAGGAGGTCGCCAAGGCCGCCGAGCTGCAGTCCTACGAGATCCCCCGCGACTTCATCATCGAGACCGAACCGTTCTCGCTGGAGAACGGGCTGCTGACCGGCATCCGCAAGCTGGCCTGGCCGAAGCTCAAGGCGCACTACGGCCCGGCGCTGGAAGACCTGTACGTGAGCCTGGCCGCGGGACAAGCCGATGAACTCCGTGAGCTGCGGCAGCACGGCGCCGAAGGCCCGGCCCTGCCGACCGTCATCCGTGCGGCGAGCGCGCTGCTCGGTGCCTCCGGCGAGGTGTCGGCCGACGCCCACTTCACCGATCTCGGCGGAGATTCGTTGTCGGCGTTGACCTTCGGCAACCTGCTCGAGGAGATCTTCGGCGTCGAGGTGCAGGTCGGCATCATCGTCAGCCCCGCCAACGATCTGGCCGCGCTGGCCGCCTACATCGAGAACGAGCGCAGCGGTGGCGCCAAGCGTCCCAGCTTCAGTTCGGTGCACGGTAAGAACGCCGTCGAGGTGCGCGCCGCGGACCTGACGCTGGACAAGTTCCTCGACGCTGCGACGTTGGCCGCCGCGCCGTCGCTGCCGGGACCGGCCTCCGAGGTGCGCACCGTATTGCTCACGGGCGCAACGGGTTTCCTGGGTCGGTACCTGGCGCTGGAGTGGCTGGAGCGCATGGACCTGGTCGACGGCAAGGTGATCGCCCTGGTGCGCGCCAAGTCCGACGACGAGGCCCGGGCCCGTCTGGATGCCACGTTCGACAGCGGTGACCCGAAGCTGCTGGCGCACTACCAGGCCCTCGCCGCCGATCACCTCGAAGTCATCGCCGGTGAC from Mycolicibacterium phocaicum includes the following:
- the car gene encoding carboxylic acid reductase encodes the protein MSKEETVVTDELTQRIADLCAADPQLAAARPLAGVGAALEEPGIRLPEIIHTVMAAYANRPALGQRAVEYVTDAAGRTVSRLLPRYDTITYGEAWRQIQAVDNALLSGPDAVAPGERVAMLGFTSAEFTIIDTALARAGVVAVPLQTSAPAEQLRPIIDETEPRALFADVTFLDDAVELVLGASTELTRVVVFDHHAAVDDEREAVERAAARLAERGVVVETLADLVARGAALPAVEPVVSADADPLLVLIYTSGSTGTPKGAMYPERLVTNAWRTGLTHQQPALPSIVLSFLPMSHMMGRGTVYRTLAHGGTVYFAAKSDLSTLLEDIALVRPTQMTFVPRVWEMIHQEVQSEVDRRALDGVSEQQVLDERSVSLIGGRQLVAMTGSAPISPELKAWVQKFLGLELMEAYGSTEAGGVMVSGHVSRPPVLDYKLVDVPELGYLSTDRPHPRGELLLKSTDLIPGYYKRPDVTADVFDADGFYRTGDIVAELGPDHLQYLDRRNNVLKLAQGEFVTVSKLEAAFGTSPLIRQIYVYGNSSRSYLLAVIVPTADALSGGADPEALRPELADALQTVAREAGLQSYEVPRDFIIETEPFSLENGLLTGVRKLAWPKLKARYGAELEQLYAELAEGQASELRALRSLGSDAPVLETVLRAVSATLGASASEVAGDAHFTDLGGDSLSALTFGNLLEEIFEVEVPVGVIVSPATDLAGVAAYIEGERAPGSKRPTFSTVHGKNATEARAADLTLDKFLDAETLAAAPSLPGPASEVRTVLLTGATGFLGRYLALEWLERMDLVDGKVICLVRGKSDADARARLDATFDSGDPKLLAHYRSLCDHLEVIAGDKGEANLGLSQEVWQRLADTVDFIVDPAALVNHVLPYSELFGPNALGTAELIRIALTTRIKPFAYVSTIAVGGSVAPGEFVEAADVRVMSAVRPVDDSYANGYGNSKWAGEVLLREANDLCGLPVSVFRCDMILADTTYAGQLNLPDMFTRMMFSLVATGIAPKSFYELDASGQRQRAHYDGLPVEFVSESISTLAVQVAAGESDSTFETYHVMNPHDDGIGMDEFVDWLIEAGYPVARVDDYADWLARFETALRGLPDRQRQASLLPLLHNYQQPSYPVAGSIAPVDRYRAAVQNAKIGADKDIPHIGAPVIVKYITDLQLLGLL
- the car gene encoding carboxylic acid reductase, with the translated sequence MSIDHAESTADGLARRIAELSANDPQFAAAVPLQSVAESVEKPGMRLPEIVKTVIEGYADRTALGQRAVEFVTENGRTVARLLPKYDTITYAELWDRIRAVAAALHADGVKAGDRVAILGFTSTDYTVIDTALGQIGAVSVPLQTSSAASSLLPIVAETEPVLIAVSVDYVADAVELAVGGPAPARFLVFDHHPEVDDEREAIDQARDALSGLNVTVETFGDVLSRGRELPDAPTPVSEEADPLALLIYTSGSTGAPKGAMYPESNMTSFWRRASTAWFGPSESSINLAFMPMSHVMGRGILYSSLANGGIVYFAAKSDLSTLLEDFALARPTELNLVPRVWEMLYLEFQSRVDKLVLAGAGEAERDDIEQQVMADMRQNLIGGRYIKAMTGSAPITDELKAWVEKFLGIHLLEGYGSTEAGMVFFDGVIQRPPTLDYKLVDVPDLGYYLTDQPYPRGELLVKTQYLFPGYYKRPEVTASVFDEDGFYRTGDVVAEIGPDQIQYVDRRNNVLKLAQGEFVTLAKLEAAFSNNSPLVRQIYVYGNSAQPYLLAVVVPTEDALARWDSAELKQRISDSLQEVAKAAELQSYEIPRDFIIETEPFSLENGLLTGIRKLAWPKLKAHYGPALEDLYVSLAAGQADELRELRQHGAEGPALPTVIRAASALLGASGEVSADAHFTDLGGDSLSALTFGNLLEEIFGVEVQVGIIVSPANDLAALAAYIENERSGGAKRPSFSSVHGKNAVEVRAADLTLDKFLDAATLAAAPSLPGPASEVRTVLLTGATGFLGRYLALEWLERMDLVDGKVIALVRAKSDDEARARLDATFDSGDPKLLAHYQALAADHLEVIAGDKGDENLGLSQEVWQRLADEVDVIVDPAALVNHVLPYSELFGPNALGTAELIRIALTTRQKPYIYVSTIGVGDQLTPGTFTEEADVRVMSPVRAVHDGYANGYGNSKWAGEVLLREANDLCGLPVSVFRCDMILADTSYAGQLNLPDMFTRMMFSLVATGIAPYSFYERDAEGKRQAAHYDGLPVEFIAEAIDTLGVRPAGEFVTYHVMNPHSDGLGMDEFVDWLIEAGYSIARVDDYAEWLARFETTLRALPDRQRQASLLPLLHNYQKPEHPHNGSIAPVVVFREAVQEAKLGPDKNIPHVTAPVIVKYITDLQLLGLL